CAATGGTTTTCCAGTTATTTTCATCTAACTTTTGGAAAAAACAAGATTTTCTACCTGTATGGCAAGCAATCCCTCCAACTTGTTCAACCTTGAGTAGGATAACGTCATTGTCGCAATCTGTAAAGATTTCTTTAATGAGTTGTGTGTGTTCTGACTGCTCACCTTTAAACCAAAGCTTTTGACGTGATCGGGAGTAATATACCACCTGTTGTCTTTCAACACTCAGCGCTAAAGATTCTTGATTCATCCAAGCAAACATCAAAATCTCCCCTGTTTGAAAGTCTTGAGCGATTGCTGGAATTAAACCTTTGTCATCAAATCTAACTTGTTCCAATGCATTCATTGTAGTGTTACTACGCTATAAAATAGCTAATTTTACCGCTTTAATTCTATGAAATTAGTTATTTTCTATTTGTTACTAATAGGCAGAGTCTTTGCTATTGATGACTTTGTACTAAATAGTGAAAAAACCTTGTATATCGTTGATAGTGATAGTTTGAAAATGCGTATTAAAGGTATTGACACACCAGAAATTACACAAACTTGCAAGAAAATACAACACCAAACTACTGACTGTGGTCAATTATCCAAAGGGTATTTGAAAAAACTGTTAAGAAAAACACCCGGAAGATTATTAATTACCCCTATCGAGATTGACCATTATCATCGTGTTTTAGTACGTGTTTATAAAGGAGATATTAATATTGGCAAGTTAATGGTTGAGTCGGGTATGGCGTATTCTTACAAAAACACCTATCAAGCCCTATGAGTGGCGCAAGTCTAATCCCTATTAGTTTCTTATTTGAAACCGTTATACCAGCAGGGTTTTATTTTTTTATTCCTATTTTTGGATTAGGAAATAAGTATGGCAAATTAATTGATTTTTGATATCAAAAGTAGTATTATAACAATGTGAAAAAAGCTAATGAAGCAATTCCTGAGCCTTTATCAACTAAGCAGTATAGTGGTAAGTTTATGGTTAGAGTTTTGCCTGAAGTTCATAGGGGTTTATCAATACTGGCAAGTGAAAATCATATTAGTCTTAAGAATAATTAGGGTCAGAGTGTAATTTACTCATCAATTTTTTTTATTATGACCCTAATTATTAAAGATATGTCAGGGGCATATGCCATAGCTAATATCGTTCCATCTAAAATATTACTAACATCAAACAAAAAAAATCAATTTCTGTCACTACAGATAGTCCACTTACAATACTTAGTATAGTAAGTGTAATAGTTAAAAATAAAAAAACCAATCTTGAAAAATATATAAAATAATACATTCCTATTAATGTTAAAGACCAAGCTATTAAAATGAACCAATTAGTCACTAATGGCAACTCAATTATTGCTCCAATAACCCATCCAAGAAAGTACATCTAAATCTTTTTGAGGAAGCCACATATCATCAAAAAAAGGTATCAATAAAGCGATTAAATACAAAATAATTAACACTCTAAAAAATTAGGATTGTATTTTTTTGTTATATCGGCCATAATGATTTTTTTAGTTATTAGAAGTTAAAGGACTACAAGAGTTCTTATTATCCTTGTACGGCGGTAAATTTGAAGGGAGTTTTAGGCATAAAGTAGGTATCAAATCACATTTTTCTTGATCTCATAAATCTGCAAGAGCAGCTATAGGTTCTTTTATTTGGCTATGGCTGACTTTAGGTGCGCCGAATTCTGTGTCGAAGTATTGCCCTGGGAGGCGGATGTTGTTGGTGATTTGCTCTGTTGTTATATTTGCTGTGCCAAAAGGGTGTAGTTGGCTTGCCAAACGATGGTTTGGTCTTTATCGGTTAATGCTTGTGGTGTGCCTAGGTGGTTGTTATGATAGTAATATACTTGGATACTAGTATGTAACATTATCTGATGTCCAAACACCCTGTGTAAAAGTCCATGAGGTTTTATCGCCTTTTTTTAGGTTGTGTGTCTGAATGCCGTCATTAAGTTTAACACCCCAAGAAGACTTCACTTCAAATGTTAGCTTTTTGCCTTCATCAACACCACTAGGCAAAACAATATTTTTTGTCCAAGCGCCATTTCTAGTTTTGAGATGAACATGTTGATGTTCATTTATGTAGTCTTTGAGTTTTTCAGGATTGTTGTTAAGTGACTTCAAGGTTGCGTTGTCACGAATTGTAATACCAGCAAATGCAATGCTAAATAAACTAGCAAATAAAAGAAAGCTAAAAGACAGTAATGTTTTTTGTTAATATGCACATGATTTATTATTTAAATATCCATGTTTATTTGTTTGTCTTAGTAATGACTAATCTAGCAAGAATTGTGTCTCGTAAGTAAACATAATGTGTATAGCTTGCATTCTGAGTATTAAACTCCCAAGGCAATAAGCCATCAAGGTTGTAGTGATAATAATAAGTTTGATTGCCTAGGGTTTTCTTAATACGCTCGCCAGTAGCATTGTAAGTGTAGCTTGCCACTACACCATCTTGAGTGCTAACAGTGCTTAGTCTGTTATTATCAGCATAATCAAAGCTAAACTCGCTTATTGTTAATGACATTACCAAGGGCGTCATATTGATAAGTGCTGAGCGTTGGTGCGGTACTATTGGTTATTGATACTGTATCAATGTGATTATTCGTGCTTTGATAGTTGAGTGTTTGTTCTTTGCTGTTGTCAGTGAGAATAGATTTGGTTAGGCGATTATGGTTGGCATCATAGCCATAACTGATATCACCATAGTCGCCATTTGCACTAATCAGTCTATCCAGTGTGTCACAATTAAAGCTTTCAAGTGTTAGGCTTGTAGCACTGATGCTCTCAACATTGGCATTTAAATCATAGCTGTAGCTTTTATCAAATATGTTTTGGGTGGTTGGTGTGTTGAGTTTATAGCCTAAATCAAAGGTGTTGGTTTGCACAAGTCCATTACTTAAAGTATAGGACTTTACTGGACAAAATGGTTAGTGGGTAATATTTATGGCTAATATTTCTCTAGAGTTATTTGTATTGGTTAAACCAACTTCAATCACTTCCCCAATGTTGTTGTAAACATAATCAACAATCACGCCACTTTGGTAGGTGGTATGAGTGATATCATTATTGGCGTTATACTGATAATGGGTGATAAAGTTATAACCGTCAATTGTATGAGTGGTGTTTGTAATATTGCCATACTTGTCATAACGATAATTTGTTGTACCACTACTATCTACGCTACGGTTAAGCCTGCCAATTGCATTGACCCCATCAGTATTATCATCATAGTTAAAGTTGGTATTCAGCGTTGTATTGAGGTGACTAATACTGGTTAAGTGGTTAAGTGGTTAAGTGCATCATAGCTGTAGGTGATGGTAATGCTTCTAGCATCAGTTTGAGTGAGTTGATTGGCCTGCCCATTGTCATAGGTATAAGTCGTTGTACCCGTATCTGGGCTAATTTGCGTGTTGAGGTTGCCCAAGTCATCATAGGTGTAAGTAGCGGTATTATCGTTGAAGTCAGTTACTTGTGCTAAATTATCGTGAGTGTTACGCATTAGGACATCATGGGTAAAACTTTGACTGTTGCTTTTGCCATTCGTTGCTTGGGTTAGCTGGCCAATGGCATTATGAGTAAGATTGGTGATGATGCCACCACTATTAATTCGGCTAACCTTGTCACGCATATCATAGTTGTGTTGTAGTTGCCTTGTTAGCGTATTGCTTGGGTTGTAGGTGTTTTGTGTGATTTGATTGCGTTTGGCATCATAACTATAACTGATAGTTTGTGTAGTTGCGCCATCAGTAGCATTGATATTTACTAAGCGGGCATTACCATCATAACCATAGGTAGTGACAAGTCCATTTGCGTTTGTTTGCTCAGTTGTTTACGTTGGTTGGTTGTTGGTATTGTGGCTAATCAACACTTCTTTATTAGCAGAGCTGTAAATGGAAGGCGTGGTAATTTTGGTGTAAAGATTTTTGGTGGCGGTATTTAAGTATTCATAAGCCGTGATGCGTGCGTTATCAGTGCCAAAGTCCCCAGTCTTTTGCAGCTTTTATTGTCAATTTAGTTGATTTTGCTAATAGGTTTTTTGCTGTTGTGTTGCTCAATAAAGGTAATAACTTCTTGTATGCCTTTAGCATCAGTGAGGGTGGTTTTGGTTTCACTGTTATAATTGAATGTGATTTTTTCTTGGGCAGTAGGGTTGGTGGTGGTAGCGTGCTGCGTAGTAATGGCAAGCCCATTACTACTATAAGCATAAGTCGCAAAGCGTACACCATTGCTACTGGTAATGCCTGTTAAATGATGTGGGAAGTTGGTATTTTCATAGTGATAAGTTTTTATTGGGCTGTTAGGGTAAGCAACACTCAGAAAATTATTATTTGCATCGTAAGCATAAATATAAACTCGGCTATTAGGCGTGATCAGTGTAGTAAGTTGGTTGTTGTCATTATAACTAAACTCAAGTGTATGTCCATAATGTCCAGTGACATTCTCCATTAAGTTACCACTATTATAAGCATAGGTTGTGGCTTTGCCAGTTTTTTGGCGGTAATTTGTAATAATTGTCCAGTTAGCCCGTAACCCTTAGTTGTGCCATCTACATCGGTAAACAAGTAGCCATCACTATTCCCAACAAGGCTGAGTGTGATATCTGTATCTGCATTCCAGTTATTACTATCATTTTTACTAAAAACAAAGCCTTTGTTATCACCACGCATAGCATAAATAGTGTTATTTTCAATATC
This Abyssogena phaseoliformis symbiont OG214 DNA region includes the following protein-coding sequences:
- a CDS encoding RHS domain-containing protein, which encodes MLHTSIQVYYYHNNHLGTPQALTDKDQTIVWQANYTLLAQQI
- a CDS encoding toxin-antitoxin system HicB family antitoxin; its protein translation is MKKANEAIPEPLSTKQYSGKFMVRVLPEVHRGLSILASENHISLKNN
- the hisI gene encoding phosphoribosyl-AMP cyclohydrolase encodes the protein MNALEQVRFDDKGLIPAIAQDFQTGEILMFAWMNQESLALSVERQQVVYYSRSRQKLWFKGEQSEHTQLIKEIFTDCDNDVILLKVEQVGGIACHTGRKSCFFQKLDENNWKTIANILKYPKDIYG
- a CDS encoding thermonuclease family protein, whose amino-acid sequence is MKLVIFYLLLIGRVFAIDDFVLNSEKTLYIVDSDSLKMRIKGIDTPEITQTCKKIQHQTTDCGQLSKGYLKKLLRKTPGRLLITPIEIDHYHRVLVRVYKGDINIGKLMVESGMAYSYKNTYQAL
- a CDS encoding RHS repeat domain-containing protein, which encodes MENVTGHYGHTLEFSYNDNNQLTTLITPNSRVYIYAYDANNNFLSVAYPNSPIKTYHYENTNFPHHLTGITSSNGVRFATYAYSSNGLAITTQHATTTNPTAQEKITFNYNSETKTTLTDAKGIQEVITFIEQHNSKKPISKIN